The sequence below is a genomic window from Micromonas commoda chromosome 10, complete sequence.
gccgcctcggccgcctcggccgccgccaaggtgcGCCTCGCGAGGGTTGTCGGGCCTGGGCTTCTCCGCGAAGCGACACGCGATCGGTCGGCCGTTCAGTTCCTTCTGGTCGAACTCCTTGATCGCGTCCTGTTGATTGGACGAGGGCGGATGAGTCTGGGTTCTGTTTttgaacgcgacgacgacgacgaatgCAAAAAAAGGGTTCGGGCGGGCTGGGCTCGCGTGGCGGgtccgcggacgagacgaaCGAACTGGTtcgcacctccgcggcggtgcggtcCTTGAAGCGGACGAACGCGAAGCCCCTCGATCGCTTCGTGTAGTAGTCCCTGGGCATGTAGACGTCACCGATCTCCCCGTGTTTGCCGAACAATTCCTTCAGCTGCTCCAGGGTGACGGAGTAGTCGAGGTTATCCAACTTCAAGGAGTAGAGGCCGGAGATATCGGGCGGGCCCTTGGGACCGTCTTCCGTCTCCGTGGAAGGGGGCACCACGTTGTTCTCTCGGCCATCTTCGGACATGTCGCGTGTTGTGCGTGCGTTTGACAGTGGACGCGTTTCGGCCATCTTCGATCAAACCTCCTGTCGTCGGGTTCAGGAAGTTGGCGCGCATTTCATTTCCGGTTCGTCGGGCAGTCGAGCTCGGCAGACTGGCAGTGCATAGAGACACAAATCATGCCCGTTGttgacctcgccgaggaaaaTGACCAAACGTCCCTAATAAACCTCCGGggaacccgcgcgggtctccaCAACTCTGAGGATTAGCCTCAAAGAGCGCGCGCTCTTAGCTCagtcgcgaacgtcgcgccgatcgagCCGAGGGCTCGAtcgggcggcgtccgcggactcggcgcgcgctcgaacgccCTCGGGACCCCGGTCGAGTTTTTGAGACCGGACCCAATTAGAAGGTTTTTTAGGGCGTTTTCAaacgcgacgatggcgggaGCCCGTGGGTCAGGGGTATCGGCTGGGGGATGGCGCGTCCTGGtgctcatcctcgccgcgatcctcgcgccccgtggcgcgagcggcggcgtccacctcgtggcaccgggcgtcgccgacgtcgcgggctcCAACCGCGGGGTCGTCATCCACGGCTCCAACTTTTTCCAACACAGAGACACCGCGTGCAGGTTCGGGGGCGCCAAGGTTCCTGGGGAGGTGCTAGACAACGGGCGGTTCGCGTGCGttccgccccccgcgccgcacgGCGCGGGTTTCGTTTACGTAGAGGTTAGCATGAACGGCCAGGACTTTCAGGGCGGGAGGGACACGCTGGTCTTCGAGTACGTCGTCCCCGGTCGGATTGCGTCCATCCGACCgacgggtgccgacgcggggggcggagTCGTGacgcacgccaccgccgacgcgccccacggcggcggcggcgggttcgtaCCCGCATCGGCGTGTACCTGgttcgcgacggacgcgcgcgggaacgtGACGTCCCGACAGGTTTTGGGTTGGACACAATCGAGATTCGTATCCACCGCGCTCGTGACGTgcgagacgccgccgttggACGCGGGGttgcaccgcgtcgccgtcgccaggcacgacgccgcgttcgacgacaCACACGATTCGTCGGGTTCGTCCGATGCGTCGAGGGCGTTCGTGGCGTGGCGAGCGATCGAGGGCGATGGATTGAGATGGAACGGGACGTCGGGGGcgtggcgcgggggcgcggttgtggcggcgcgatggatGGACGGGTCGAGCGGCGGATCGGGTTTCGGTTTCGGTTTCGGTTTCGGATCGCGCCACGTGGCATGCCGATtcgggacgacgtcggtcgccgcggcggtggaccccggcgcgggtgcacgggacgacgacggcggcgaacgacgcggcgcctcgaggggcgacgcgacgatcgcgacggcgacgtgcgtgtctccggcggggacgccCGGGTCTGTACGTCCGCTTCGTCTggcgccggggccggggcTAGGGGGCACATCGTAcgggacggcgtcgcacgcgtaCGCCAGCGtggtggtggacgacgcgggtggtGGCGCGAGTGGCGGCGTCCATAGCCCGGATATGTTGGGGTCATTCGGGGTTCATTCCGGGGTTGGATTCGGATCGGCGCattcggcgtcgccgcgaggcgcgtcgaccgccggGTCGCATCGGTTCGTCGCCTTTGTCGGCGCGAACTTTGACCCGCTTCGGTCGCGGTGCGTCGTGGGTGCGGGGCAagggcgcgcgacggacgcgttggCGCACGTCGTGTCCTCGGCGTTGATGCTGTGCGAgcttccgccgcgcgcgccgggctccgGGGCaatcgcggcggggacggatGCGCTCGAGCAATCGTCGACGGAGCATTCGCCGGCTGTGATGTACGCCGTCGAGGGAACCGTGTCGggtctcgcgctcgagcacgcGGACGGGATCGTTTGGACCGATGCGAGCCCGCCGGTGGGttccacgcgcggcggcgacgtggttCGCGTCCGGGGTTCCGGCTttgtcgacggcgacggctctGTAGCGGGCGTCAGGTTCgggacgatcgcgcccgtccgAGCCGGGTGGATATCGCGCGACACCGTGcggacgatcgcgccggcgggtgcGCCCGGGAGGAcggtgcgcgtcgcgctggactcgttcgcgtcgcacccttcgccgacgtccgcTTTGTTCGCCTACGCAAACCCCGGCGGTTTGAGCGAGTGCGTGTCGAGCCCGTCGATTGTGCCGGTGACTGGCGAGGTTCGGATCGAGCTCGCGAGTTGGGGCGGGTCCCTGTTCGGTTCGATTCACGCGTCGAGGTGCGCCGTGGGGGACGCGGAGCCGAGGCTCGGttgcgtcgcgcccgccgccaagcccggcTTTGCCGCGGTGTGGGTCCGAGGCTacgaccccgacggcgggggccGCCCGCCGGTGGtgaac
It includes:
- a CDS encoding predicted protein, which produces MSEDGRENNVVPPSTETEDGPKGPPDISGLYSLKLDNLDYSVTLEQLKELFGKHGEIGDVYMPRDYYTKRSRGFAFVRFKDRTAAEDAIKEFDQKELNGRPIACRFAEKPRPDNPREAHLGGGRGGRGGRGGRGGDYYRGGGGSYGGSYSSRRPYGGGDDYGPSRGAYREVYDRRGPYDRRDSDYNRGRDDYYYDRDRGYSDRGGYDDRSRGYDRRDDYYDRDRGYGRDRYDDRSRGYDRRDERPRSR